Genomic DNA from SAR324 cluster bacterium:
TTCCATATGGGGGATCTGGTAGAAGTGGGCGACACCGACGATATTTTTGTCCGCCCCGAAAATAAGCAGACTCAAGATTACATTACTGGACGTTTTGGATAAGGGATTTATATGGCAGCTACTATTAATTTCACAACGGTCACTCTGCATTTGCACCGTCAGATTGCCCTGCTCAAACAACAAGCCAACCTGCTTGGGACTCTTGTAGAGGAACAATTTGAGAATGCACTCCGAGCACTTGCTGAAAATGATCTGGAGTTAGCTGAAAAAGTGGTCAAGCTTGACAAAGAAGTAGACCAACGCGAAATCACTCTGGAGGAGGAGTGTCTCAAGATCATCGCGCTTTACCAGCCTGTTGCTGTCGATATGCGCTTCTTGATTTCGACCATCAAGATTACGAATGATCTTGAGAGAATCGGTGACCTTGCTAGAGATATCGCTCAATTGGTCATTAGCAATAATGGCGAAAACAGAGAAAGGATTATTGACTTCGCAGCTTTGACAGCGAAAGTTAAATGGATGGTTCGCAAAGGACTGGAGGCCATGATTGCCTTGGACCCACAGACAGCCCGTGAAGTCTGCAACAGTGACGACGAGGTCGATGAGCAGTTTCGGCTTATTAAAGAGAAGGTAATCTCCGAATTGGAGAAAGGAAATGCAAACGTTCGTGCTCTGATCACAGAGTTAACTATCTCTGACTATATGGAGTCGATAGCAGATCACGCCAAGAAGATCTGTGAGGATGTGGTTTATACAGTTGATGCGGAGGTCATTCGGCACTCCTCATTAGTAGACACACCTAAGAA
This window encodes:
- the phoU gene encoding phosphate signaling complex protein PhoU: MAATINFTTVTLHLHRQIALLKQQANLLGTLVEEQFENALRALAENDLELAEKVVKLDKEVDQREITLEEECLKIIALYQPVAVDMRFLISTIKITNDLERIGDLARDIAQLVISNNGENRERIIDFAALTAKVKWMVRKGLEAMIALDPQTAREVCNSDDEVDEQFRLIKEKVISELEKGNANVRALITELTISDYMESIADHAKKICEDVVYTVDAEVIRHSSLVDTPKNLSS